DNA sequence from the Tissierella sp. MB52-C2 genome:
ATTAAAGCCACCAATTTTCATGGATTTAAATCCTTCTATTGTAGATTTTAAATCGTCTTCTAGTATATCGAAGGCTAAATATATACTGTTTTCATTTAAATTTTTAAAAATATTATTATGTATTATTGGAGATAAAGATTTATAAATTGGATTTCCTATTAAAGAATATAATTTGGTATTATAAGTAATTTCCATAGTCTCCTCCTAGTAATTTGATATATTATATCATAATTTTTTCCTTTCCTCTACCTAAGATGTTAATATATTCAATAATTAAAAACAGGAATATCTAGTTTTGGGTAGAAAATACAAATTGGATAAAAACTAGACTAAATAAAAATTTATTTATGGCTCAAACTATTCTCAGGAGGTGGATGAATTTGAAAAATAATAAATTCAAATTATTAGGATTAAGTTTGGTTATAGCAATAGCAGTAGCTGGTTGTACTACTAAAGGCACAAATTATAGAAATATGTCTACACAGGCTAGATTAAATGGTAATGTTAATAATCGTTGGATGGATAATACTGGACTAAACACTAGAGACAGATTAAATACAAGTGTAAATGATGGTATGGTTAGAAATAATAATCTGAGTAATGGTATGGTAAGAAATGATAATCTAAGTAATGGTATGGTAAGAAATAATGCTGGATTATACAATAATGGATCCGCCAATACTCCGATGAATTATAATAGCTTAAGAAATCAAACTACTGTAACTGATACCAATGTTACCCATATGTCCGGTAGAGCAGCTGAAATAGCTAAAAGAGTAGCTGAATTACCAGAAGTAAAAGATGCTTCTGTAGTAATCCATGGAGATACTGCTCTAGTTGGTTGTGATTTGCGTAACAATGCTGCTAATACCAATGCTACTAATACTATAAGTAATAGTTTAAAGCAAAGAATAGAAGCTGCAGTTAAAGTAGCTGATAAAAATATAAAAAATGTATCTGTAACATCTGAACCTACAGTTTATAATAGAATAAGAACTATTAGTACAGATGTATATAATAACGGACATCCTATAGCAGGCTTTACCAACGAAATCAGAGGGATTATTAACAGAATAACTGCCCCTGTAAGATAATAAAACAATAAACTAATTCAGGTATAAATAATATACCTGGATTAGTTTATTTATCTGCTAAAGCTTTATTCAATTTATTTAATGCTCTTGTTTCAATTCTTGATACATAAGATCTAGATATCCCCAACATAGTTGCAATTTCTCTTTGAGTTTTACAAATTCCATCTATAAGCCCATATCTTAGTTCTATAATTGCCTTTTCTCTATCTTTTAAAACTTCATTTATACATCTATATAATTTCCTAACCTGCAACTTTAGATGAACCTCATCTAGTATTTCATCTGGATCTGAGCCTAAAATATCTAATAGATTAATTTCATTTCCTTCCTTATCAGTGCCTATAGGTCCATGCATAGATATTTCTGATTTGATTTTTTTAGTTGATCTTATGGTCATTAAAATTTCATTTTCTATACAACGTGCGGAGTATGTAGCCAGTCGTACACCCTTTGATGGATCATAGGTTGATATTCCTTTTATTAGACCTATAGTTCCAATAGAAATTAAATCCTCTATGTCATTTCCAGTATTATTGTATTTTTTTACTATATGTGCCACTAACCTCAGATTTCTTTCTATTAATATATTCCTTGCATTTTCATCCCCCTTTGCATAAAGCCCTAGATATTTCTCCTCTTCCTCCCTAGACAATGGTTTTGGAAAAGAATTAGAATTAATCATATACCCGCATAGTATTACAAACGGTTTTGATATTATGCTAAGAATTAATAGAATCCAGTTTTTCAATTATTACACCCCCATTTCATATATAAGTATATGATGAGAAATGTAATTTCTTGCTAGTCCTATCTATTTAGACTTATAATCTCTTTAGAAATCTTTTCAAATATAGGTAATGCAGATTTAGATCCTGAATTGGCTTCCTCCACCAATACAGTAATTACATATTGAGGATCATCTATGGGGAAGTATCCTGCAAACCAACCATATATAGTAGGTTTACCATTTAGTGTTCCCTCTGCTGAACCTGTTTTTCCTGCTGCACCTCCTAAATACTTTGCATCAATATTTTTTGCTGTCCCTGTATTTACTACTTCTTCTAATAATTCTCTAACTATTTTAGATGATTTATTGCTAATTATTTTTAAATCATCTATAGTATTATATGCTTTTATAATTCTACCATCTTTATTGGTTATACCTTGGACAATAGTCATATCTTTTTGAATTCCATTATTAGCAACTGCCAAAAGCATATTTGTAATTTGCAAAGGCGTTGCTTCTAGCTTTCCTTGACCTATGGAAATATTTCCTATGGCCGGTCCTAGGAGTTCTTCTCCTTCTGGTAGAATTCCTTCTACTTCTTCTATAAGTCCAATACCTACCTTTTCACCAAATCCTAGAGTTTTTGCCATATCTATGATTTTCTTTGCACCAATTTCTTTTCCTATTTGTATAAAAACTGAATTACATGATTTTGCAAAACCATCTTTTAGCGATATATGTCCATGACCATAAATA
Encoded proteins:
- a CDS encoding YhcN/YlaJ family sporulation lipoprotein; the encoded protein is MKNNKFKLLGLSLVIAIAVAGCTTKGTNYRNMSTQARLNGNVNNRWMDNTGLNTRDRLNTSVNDGMVRNNNLSNGMVRNDNLSNGMVRNNAGLYNNGSANTPMNYNSLRNQTTVTDTNVTHMSGRAAEIAKRVAELPEVKDASVVIHGDTALVGCDLRNNAANTNATNTISNSLKQRIEAAVKVADKNIKNVSVTSEPTVYNRIRTISTDVYNNGHPIAGFTNEIRGIINRITAPVR
- the sigK gene encoding RNA polymerase sporulation sigma factor SigK, encoding MKNWILLILSIISKPFVILCGYMINSNSFPKPLSREEEEKYLGLYAKGDENARNILIERNLRLVAHIVKKYNNTGNDIEDLISIGTIGLIKGISTYDPSKGVRLATYSARCIENEILMTIRSTKKIKSEISMHGPIGTDKEGNEINLLDILGSDPDEILDEVHLKLQVRKLYRCINEVLKDREKAIIELRYGLIDGICKTQREIATMLGISRSYVSRIETRALNKLNKALADK